The proteins below come from a single Halobacillus salinarum genomic window:
- a CDS encoding NAD-dependent succinate-semialdehyde dehydrogenase, whose protein sequence is MKTSTEPLNLLNYVNGEWTGKYSATFSIINPATKEIIGTMPDGTKEDVLGAIEGAQAAFEIWRRFTAEDRSNYLEKFYQRIIERKEEIARIITLENGKPLKEARGEVLYAASFVKWYAEEGKRVYGKTIPSKSNGQRIQVLKQPLGVVAAITPWNFPAAMITRKMAPALAAGCTFIVKPPKETPLTAAKLMECADEAGLPSGVVNMVVTPDEVFSETIQTSEEVRKLTFTGSTEVGRLLMKQSADLIKNISLELGGQAPLIVLDDADIEKAIEGTMASKFRNAGQTCICANRLYVQSGIYDAFVSKLKVKIEELQVGNGLEDNVDIGPLINQAGYDKVVRHVEDALKRGAKAEVGGKGYQNDVQDAPFYPPTLLLEAKEDMLCMKEETFGPVVPIQKIESDEEAIRLANDSPFGLAAYYFTESMARGTKFAEALDYGIIGWNHGAPSTAQAPFGGMKQSGLGREGGSEGIEAFLETKYLSIGID, encoded by the coding sequence ATGAAAACCAGTACGGAGCCATTAAATCTATTAAACTATGTAAACGGTGAATGGACAGGTAAATACTCAGCAACCTTCTCTATCATCAATCCTGCTACAAAAGAAATAATTGGTACCATGCCTGATGGGACAAAGGAAGACGTACTTGGTGCTATTGAAGGAGCACAGGCCGCATTTGAAATATGGCGAAGATTCACTGCAGAAGATCGCTCCAATTATTTGGAAAAATTTTATCAGCGGATCATTGAAAGAAAGGAAGAGATTGCCCGAATCATTACTTTGGAGAATGGAAAACCATTGAAAGAAGCTAGAGGCGAAGTCTTATATGCTGCTTCCTTTGTTAAATGGTACGCAGAAGAAGGCAAACGAGTCTATGGAAAGACTATTCCTTCGAAAAGCAATGGTCAAAGGATTCAAGTTTTGAAACAACCTTTGGGAGTCGTTGCAGCCATTACTCCATGGAATTTTCCAGCAGCTATGATTACTAGAAAGATGGCTCCAGCCCTTGCAGCAGGCTGCACATTTATTGTGAAACCTCCCAAGGAAACTCCTTTAACAGCGGCAAAGTTAATGGAGTGTGCAGATGAGGCCGGCCTTCCAAGTGGTGTCGTAAATATGGTGGTCACACCAGATGAAGTGTTTAGTGAAACGATCCAAACAAGTGAGGAAGTTCGTAAACTAACGTTCACCGGTTCAACAGAGGTGGGAAGGCTGCTTATGAAGCAAAGTGCGGATCTAATCAAAAATATTTCCTTGGAATTGGGAGGTCAAGCTCCTCTTATAGTGCTGGATGATGCTGATATAGAAAAAGCGATTGAAGGAACGATGGCATCCAAATTCAGAAATGCCGGACAGACGTGCATATGTGCAAATCGTTTATACGTGCAGTCCGGGATCTATGATGCGTTTGTATCCAAACTAAAGGTTAAAATTGAGGAACTCCAGGTAGGAAATGGTTTGGAGGACAACGTAGATATAGGTCCTCTCATTAATCAGGCAGGTTATGATAAAGTAGTTCGTCACGTAGAGGATGCATTAAAAAGGGGAGCGAAGGCAGAAGTTGGCGGCAAAGGTTATCAAAATGACGTTCAAGATGCACCTTTCTATCCACCAACGCTCCTTCTGGAGGCAAAAGAAGACATGCTTTGCATGAAGGAAGAGACATTTGGACCCGTTGTACCGATCCAAAAAATAGAATCGGATGAGGAAGCCATTCGATTAGCTAATGATTCTCCGTTTGGTTTGGCCGCTTATTATTTCACAGAAAGCATGGCGCGAGGCACGAAATTCGCTGAGGCATTAGACTATGGAATTATCGGCTGGAATCATGGAGCTCCATCCACAGCTCAGGCTCCATTTGGAGGGATGAAACAAAGCGGCTTAGGAAGAGAAGGAGGATCAGAAGGTATTGAAGCCTTCTTGGAAACAAAATATTTATCTATTGGTATAGACTAA
- a CDS encoding formaldehyde-activating enzyme, with translation MSVKSKKYDGKFGEAYGGDLPNGVHINVVLSERGSNAYAETIRSLASPSKGHVPFLACLGANQLVRPTTIVVNKVTLEDEEYGRFFSGAAQIGLSQGVLDAVKEGYISKEDIEDLALLVACWVDPDAKDETSIRLNSRRAMFDAIVKAIQPVTDTYVQQQLTFYESARNNFYKGD, from the coding sequence ATGAGCGTGAAGAGCAAGAAATATGATGGTAAATTTGGTGAAGCATACGGTGGAGATCTGCCGAATGGAGTCCATATAAATGTGGTGTTGAGTGAAAGAGGAAGTAATGCTTATGCAGAAACGATTCGCTCATTGGCTAGTCCGTCCAAAGGACACGTTCCTTTTCTTGCCTGCTTAGGTGCAAATCAACTTGTAAGACCCACTACAATCGTAGTGAATAAAGTAACCCTTGAAGATGAAGAATATGGACGTTTTTTTTCCGGTGCGGCGCAGATCGGATTAAGCCAAGGAGTGCTGGACGCTGTTAAAGAAGGATATATTAGCAAAGAAGATATTGAAGATCTTGCATTGCTTGTTGCCTGCTGGGTTGATCCTGATGCCAAAGATGAAACTTCCATTCGTTTAAATTCAAGAAGGGCAATGTTTGATGCCATAGTCAAGGCGATCCAGCCGGTGACCGACACGTATGTACAACAACAACTTACTTTCTATGAAAGTGCTCGGAACAATTTCTATAAAGGCGATTGA
- a CDS encoding BCCT family transporter, with product MPKLRHAVFWPPFLLLIGAAVLSLFKKDVFVQVTTSANNWVINEMGWLFSVGGLLMVAGCVLAYFSPLGDVKIGGKDAKPTLGMMSWFAIALTTTIATLTFWSLVEPVYHLSQPPASLGIEPHTPEAAMFALSTMYLHWTITPYAIYTVPTIVFAFSYYNMKNPYSLSSPLVPLLGKRVMSGKVGSLVDGISLYTLATGMAASMGTSILNLSGGINYVSGIKSTPVLWAIVAGVVMFTFVISSSTGLMKGIRYLSNINMRAFVLITIFVFIVGPTSFMLNAGTEAFGNFLSNFFEKSLFTGELSKDSWPGSWTTFYWASWFAWAMIISLFLGRIAYGYKVKTVILVNFVFPAIFGAVWISVFGGTAVFMDLNGGGLTELLTSSGPETVLYGVFAALPWSKLIIPFFIFIVFVTFVTACDSNNAAMSGISSHGISPENPEPSTLIKVVWGVTVSIISWTMISFANIDGVKMLNNLGGVPALLLELIVFGSLMKIAKNPWAYDKTNSYRENNNFIAEVSGKEQTKEYKDASI from the coding sequence ATGCCTAAGTTGCGTCACGCCGTTTTCTGGCCGCCGTTTTTGCTGTTGATTGGAGCAGCTGTCCTCAGTCTTTTTAAGAAAGATGTGTTTGTTCAAGTAACGACTAGTGCAAATAACTGGGTCATTAATGAGATGGGGTGGTTGTTTAGTGTTGGCGGGTTATTGATGGTTGCTGGATGTGTGCTGGCTTATTTTTCTCCATTGGGCGATGTGAAAATTGGAGGAAAAGATGCGAAGCCAACTTTGGGGATGATGAGCTGGTTTGCTATCGCGCTTACGACCACAATCGCAACATTAACATTCTGGTCTTTGGTAGAGCCGGTTTATCACTTATCACAACCTCCGGCTTCTTTAGGGATCGAGCCTCATACTCCAGAGGCTGCAATGTTTGCTCTTTCAACAATGTATCTGCATTGGACGATCACACCATATGCGATTTATACCGTTCCAACCATTGTTTTTGCATTTTCTTACTATAATATGAAAAATCCATACAGTTTAAGTTCTCCTCTCGTTCCTTTACTTGGAAAAAGGGTGATGAGCGGGAAGGTTGGTAGTCTTGTAGATGGGATCTCCTTGTACACGTTAGCAACGGGAATGGCCGCTTCGATGGGAACAAGCATATTAAACCTATCAGGAGGGATCAATTACGTATCTGGGATTAAGAGTACCCCGGTCTTATGGGCAATTGTAGCTGGTGTAGTTATGTTTACGTTTGTAATTTCTTCCTCTACTGGTTTAATGAAAGGAATCAGATATCTTTCGAACATTAATATGAGAGCGTTCGTGCTGATTACTATATTTGTATTTATTGTCGGCCCAACAAGCTTCATGCTGAATGCAGGAACAGAAGCATTTGGAAATTTTCTTTCTAATTTCTTTGAAAAAAGTTTATTTACCGGAGAGTTATCCAAAGATTCTTGGCCGGGATCATGGACCACTTTCTATTGGGCGAGCTGGTTTGCCTGGGCAATGATTATTTCTTTGTTTCTTGGAAGAATTGCCTATGGTTATAAAGTGAAAACTGTGATTCTGGTAAATTTTGTTTTCCCTGCTATCTTTGGTGCCGTTTGGATAAGTGTCTTTGGAGGAACCGCTGTTTTTATGGATTTGAATGGTGGAGGGCTGACGGAACTTCTTACGTCCAGTGGTCCGGAAACTGTTTTGTACGGCGTGTTTGCAGCTCTGCCTTGGTCGAAACTAATCATTCCTTTCTTTATTTTTATCGTCTTCGTTACGTTTGTCACTGCCTGTGACTCAAACAATGCTGCTATGAGCGGCATCAGTTCACACGGGATTTCCCCGGAAAATCCTGAGCCTTCTACACTCATTAAAGTGGTTTGGGGAGTTACTGTCAGCATCATTTCGTGGACTATGATTAGCTTTGCTAATATTGATGGGGTTAAGATGCTGAATAACCTGGGAGGGGTGCCCGCATTGTTATTAGAATTAATTGTGTTTGGTTCTTTAATGAAAATTGCCAAAAATCCATGGGCGTATGACAAAACCAATTCTTATAGAGAAAATAACAACTTCATAGCGGAGGTGAGCGGAAAAGAGCAGACGAAAGAATACAAGGATGCGTCTATTTAA
- a CDS encoding Zn-dependent alcohol dehydrogenase — protein MKAAVMESVGSPLQIQCVDLNSPKANEVLVKIEATSICHSDLNALNDPETPTPTILGHEGAGIVHEIGPNVKHVKVGDKVALNWVPYCGVCEYCTSGDFHLCEEAFGPMFNGTLLDGTTRLSRNGERMYHHSLLSTFAEYTVVPEMSCVKLPDDMPLAQASLIGCGVATGYGAAVNAAQVRPGTTVAVFGIGGVGINAIQGAVIAGAAKIIACDVKPGNLEIAKQFGATHTVHVGEEKADEALKELTGGMGVHYAIDCSGNTKATESAWNGVRKKGVVVVVGAYNASMIVNLPAGGFHRVGKVLKGSFYGDIQPFRDFVTIAKLYLEGRYKLDELILSRIQLEDINQVFDSFHDHSCVNVGRSLIEFKTQSLMLPNVSVTKKVGSFYA, from the coding sequence ATGAAAGCTGCAGTAATGGAGTCTGTAGGTAGTCCGCTTCAAATTCAATGTGTTGATTTAAACAGCCCAAAAGCAAACGAAGTACTGGTGAAAATAGAGGCAACTAGCATCTGTCATAGTGATCTGAACGCATTAAACGACCCTGAAACTCCTACTCCGACGATTTTAGGTCATGAAGGTGCAGGTATTGTTCATGAAATCGGCCCGAATGTGAAACATGTAAAGGTAGGTGATAAAGTAGCCTTGAATTGGGTTCCTTACTGCGGTGTATGTGAGTATTGCACATCAGGGGATTTTCATTTATGCGAAGAGGCATTCGGACCAATGTTTAATGGAACTTTACTTGACGGGACAACTAGACTGAGCAGGAACGGAGAACGCATGTATCACCATTCTTTATTGTCCACATTTGCCGAGTACACTGTGGTTCCCGAGATGTCTTGTGTGAAATTACCAGATGATATGCCTCTTGCCCAAGCTTCGTTAATTGGCTGCGGTGTGGCTACAGGGTACGGAGCAGCTGTGAATGCGGCTCAAGTGAGACCAGGTACTACTGTAGCAGTATTTGGAATCGGAGGAGTAGGAATCAACGCTATCCAAGGAGCCGTTATTGCAGGTGCAGCTAAAATTATTGCGTGTGATGTTAAGCCAGGAAATCTTGAAATCGCTAAACAATTTGGTGCTACTCATACAGTTCACGTTGGAGAAGAAAAGGCAGATGAAGCGTTAAAAGAATTAACAGGGGGGATGGGTGTTCACTATGCTATTGATTGTTCCGGAAACACTAAAGCTACCGAAAGTGCATGGAACGGGGTTAGAAAAAAAGGCGTTGTAGTAGTCGTTGGTGCTTATAATGCTTCGATGATCGTCAACCTGCCGGCAGGAGGATTCCATCGTGTAGGTAAAGTATTAAAGGGGAGTTTTTACGGAGATATACAGCCTTTTCGAGATTTTGTTACCATTGCGAAGCTTTATTTAGAAGGTCGCTATAAATTGGATGAGCTTATCTTGAGCCGTATTCAACTCGAAGATATTAATCAAGTATTTGATTCTTTCCATGACCACAGCTGCGTGAATGTTGGCCGATCATTGATTGAGTTCAAAACGCAATCATTGATGCTCCCTAATGTAAGCGTTACCAAGAAAGTGGGCAGCTTCTATGCCTAA
- a CDS encoding IclR family transcriptional regulator, producing MNTTKNHSIQSVVRAATIIQLIADSPTPMMINQITEITDLNRTTVWRLLETLESLDYVERDPVTKGYQLGYAPYRLFTKTNLYGPLIRRARPILEKLRDETNETVLLSVPKHNGTLTIDQIDAPYSIRAINYVNKFLPSHCTSNGKILLSRLPSEELELILERPLKQVTSFTITETNQLKEEIEWIRKYGFSLTLREWDESENGISAAILDERDELIGFVSLLGPYHRLTKEKMIDLAPKLKDKANSIANLLK from the coding sequence ATGAATACTACTAAAAATCATTCCATCCAATCTGTCGTTCGAGCCGCTACTATTATCCAGCTTATCGCGGACAGTCCCACTCCTATGATGATTAATCAAATCACAGAAATAACAGACCTCAATCGAACAACTGTCTGGCGCCTGCTGGAAACCCTTGAATCCCTTGACTATGTAGAAAGAGATCCTGTGACCAAAGGATATCAACTTGGATATGCACCTTATCGTTTATTTACAAAAACTAATTTGTATGGACCATTGATTCGAAGAGCGCGTCCTATTCTTGAGAAGCTTAGAGATGAAACCAATGAAACAGTCCTTTTAAGTGTCCCTAAACACAACGGCACGCTTACCATAGATCAAATCGATGCCCCCTACAGCATCCGGGCTATTAATTATGTAAACAAGTTTTTGCCTTCACATTGCACGTCCAACGGAAAAATACTATTGAGCCGATTACCTAGTGAGGAGCTTGAGTTAATCCTGGAACGACCTTTAAAACAAGTCACCTCTTTTACCATTACTGAAACAAACCAGTTAAAAGAAGAAATAGAGTGGATTCGTAAATATGGTTTTAGTTTAACTTTAAGAGAATGGGATGAAAGCGAAAATGGAATATCCGCTGCAATTCTGGATGAGAGAGATGAGTTAATAGGATTTGTCAGTTTGTTAGGACCTTACCATCGACTCACTAAGGAAAAAATGATTGATTTGGCTCCGAAATTAAAAGATAAAGCGAACTCTATTGCCAATCTATTAAAATAA
- a CDS encoding alanyl-tRNA editing protein: protein MTRKLYYEDTYVTEFKSRVVKIDEDHHGLFVVLEETAFYPSGGGQPYDKGMLDGVEVIDVEEVEGELRHYVKKGFPAGTEEVEGNIDWKRRFDHMQQHLGQHIISAVFDDQYEIPTTSFHLGEDTVTIDLNTNKLSGELLQEAEKRVNEIIRHNHPVVTKWMSVEEAQEYPLRKPLAVEGDVRLVIIPEIDYNGCGGTHPKSTAEVMAVKFLGWTKSKKQVRLEFACGDRILSKFEQKHRILTEMKQLIPRPEEQLVEEVDQLVKVSKEKDKKITDLEDQLLQYEARDMISVSNGAQVIERVFQDRSIKTLQSLGKTIVEEAPHAYLILISEQEEQLQFVLARGEEIDRNMNEIAKQTMPFIQGKGGGKPNFVQGGGKRVIDGAAFAEQVKKQL, encoded by the coding sequence ATGACGAGAAAGCTATACTATGAAGATACTTACGTAACCGAATTTAAATCTAGAGTTGTAAAAATAGATGAGGATCATCACGGACTCTTTGTAGTACTGGAAGAGACAGCGTTTTACCCTTCAGGGGGCGGACAGCCTTATGACAAAGGGATGCTGGATGGAGTGGAAGTCATTGATGTGGAAGAAGTGGAGGGCGAGCTCCGTCATTATGTGAAGAAGGGGTTTCCGGCAGGTACAGAAGAAGTGGAAGGAAATATCGACTGGAAGCGGCGGTTTGACCATATGCAGCAGCATCTCGGGCAGCACATCATTTCAGCCGTTTTTGATGACCAGTATGAGATCCCGACCACTAGTTTTCATTTAGGAGAAGATACGGTGACGATCGATTTAAATACAAATAAGCTGTCAGGAGAACTTTTACAAGAGGCGGAGAAGCGGGTAAACGAAATCATTCGTCACAATCATCCGGTTGTAACTAAATGGATGTCTGTAGAAGAAGCTCAGGAGTATCCGCTTCGTAAACCACTTGCAGTAGAGGGCGATGTACGTCTTGTTATTATTCCTGAGATTGATTACAACGGGTGTGGAGGGACACACCCGAAGTCCACTGCAGAAGTAATGGCTGTAAAGTTTCTAGGTTGGACGAAGAGCAAGAAACAGGTCCGCCTGGAGTTTGCCTGTGGAGATCGGATTCTATCTAAATTTGAACAAAAACACCGAATTCTAACCGAAATGAAACAGCTTATTCCTAGACCGGAGGAGCAGTTGGTGGAAGAGGTGGACCAGCTGGTCAAAGTAAGCAAGGAAAAAGATAAGAAAATTACTGATCTTGAGGATCAATTGCTTCAGTACGAAGCGAGAGATATGATCTCAGTAAGCAATGGAGCTCAAGTAATAGAGCGCGTGTTTCAGGACCGCTCAATCAAGACGCTTCAGTCGCTTGGAAAAACGATTGTCGAAGAAGCGCCCCATGCTTATCTCATCCTTATAAGCGAACAGGAAGAACAGCTGCAATTTGTACTTGCCCGGGGAGAAGAGATCGATCGAAATATGAATGAAATTGCCAAGCAGACGATGCCGTTTATTCAAGGAAAAGGTGGAGGAAAACCGAACTTTGTGCAGGGGGGCGGTAAGCGAGTAATCGATGGAGCTGCTTTTGCTGAACAGGTAAAAAAACAATTGTAG
- a CDS encoding NAD-dependent succinate-semialdehyde dehydrogenase — protein MGANERPLHLLNYINGEWQGDNLETFDVINPATNELVGTMPNGTEKDVLAAIEGADAAFKEWKKLSAEERAAYLEKMYARLIERKEEIAQVLTEENGKPLKEARGEVLYAASFIKWYAEEGKRVYGRTIPSKGEGQRIQVIKQPVGVVAAITPWNFPAAMITRKLAPALAAGCTFIVKPPKETPLTAAKIMECAEEAGIPRGVVNMVLTPNEAFSETVQKSKVVRKLTFTGSTEVGKLLMKQSADTMKNISLELGGQAPLIVLDDADVETAVEGTIASKFRNAGQTCICANRIYVQSGIYDEFVGKLKEKVAELKVGNGLEEDVDIGPLINQKGYDKVVRHVEDAVAKGAEVLVGGKGHQTSEQDAPFFEPTLLINAKENMLCMTEETFGPVVPVQKVESDEEAVRLANDTPFGLAAYYFTENMSRGTKIGEALDYGIVGWNHGAPSAAQAPFGGTKQSGLGREGGAEGIEPFLETKYLSIGIK, from the coding sequence ATGGGAGCAAATGAACGTCCGTTACATCTATTAAACTACATTAATGGGGAATGGCAGGGTGATAATCTGGAAACCTTTGATGTCATAAACCCAGCTACAAATGAATTAGTTGGGACGATGCCAAACGGGACAGAAAAAGATGTACTGGCAGCAATTGAAGGAGCCGATGCTGCATTTAAAGAATGGAAGAAGCTTTCTGCTGAAGAACGGGCCGCGTATTTAGAGAAAATGTACGCCCGACTGATTGAGAGAAAAGAAGAAATTGCTCAAGTCCTTACTGAAGAAAACGGCAAGCCTTTGAAGGAGGCTAGAGGAGAAGTCTTGTATGCGGCATCTTTCATTAAATGGTATGCAGAAGAAGGAAAGCGTGTCTATGGGCGTACTATTCCGTCGAAAGGCGAAGGTCAGCGCATTCAAGTGATTAAGCAGCCTGTTGGTGTTGTGGCAGCGATTACCCCGTGGAACTTTCCTGCTGCAATGATCACTAGAAAGCTCGCTCCTGCTCTCGCCGCAGGGTGCACTTTTATTGTTAAACCGCCAAAAGAAACTCCATTAACGGCAGCAAAGATTATGGAATGTGCAGAAGAAGCAGGTATTCCGCGCGGTGTGGTCAATATGGTTCTCACACCAAACGAAGCGTTCAGTGAAACGGTTCAGAAGAGTAAAGTCGTGCGCAAGCTGACCTTCACCGGGTCCACTGAAGTTGGTAAACTGCTGATGAAACAAAGTGCGGATACAATGAAAAATATTTCCCTGGAGCTCGGTGGGCAGGCACCGCTTATCGTATTAGATGATGCCGACGTAGAGACCGCTGTAGAAGGAACGATCGCATCAAAATTTAGAAATGCCGGCCAGACCTGTATTTGTGCAAACCGAATTTACGTGCAGTCCGGTATCTATGATGAATTCGTAGGTAAGCTTAAGGAAAAAGTTGCTGAATTGAAAGTAGGGAACGGCTTAGAGGAAGACGTGGACATCGGCCCGCTCATTAACCAAAAGGGGTATGACAAAGTAGTACGTCACGTAGAAGACGCCGTGGCAAAAGGCGCGGAAGTGCTTGTAGGCGGTAAAGGGCATCAAACCAGCGAACAAGATGCTCCTTTCTTTGAACCTACGCTGCTGATCAATGCAAAGGAAAATATGCTCTGTATGACAGAGGAGACGTTCGGCCCGGTCGTGCCTGTGCAAAAAGTGGAGTCTGATGAAGAAGCCGTCCGTCTCGCAAATGATACGCCGTTTGGCTTGGCTGCTTATTACTTTACGGAAAATATGAGCCGCGGTACGAAAATCGGCGAAGCTTTAGATTATGGAATTGTCGGCTGGAATCATGGTGCTCCATCCGCAGCCCAGGCACCTTTCGGGGGTACGAAACAAAGCGGCTTAGGACGAGAAGGCGGAGCGGAAGGTATCGAGCCTTTCCTTGAAACGAAGTATCTTTCCATTGGAATTAAATAA
- a CDS encoding iron-containing alcohol dehydrogenase, producing the protein MHAFITPQNIYHGENAIEQLRKILQDLHVQQAFVLTDPMLKKLKVTEPLETILEEEGVHYHLSTNVVPEPPLATGNEVLQEIRETGPDLVIGIGGGSAMDLSKAAAVLAEHEGTVEEYLNLTGTKEVHSPGIPTVLIPTTAGTGSEVTDIAVFSLEDTKDVVTNKYLLANYAIVDPQFTYSLPAKVTAASGVDAFTHALEAFTSVNATPMTDSLALDALTRIVGNLRSAVWNPKAYEARKEMSLGSLIAGMSFYNAGVAGVHGLAYPLGGLFKIPHGEANAVLLPYVYHRICPSSLDKMYKLGEVFSISYEGKDKRQVALEVVQALHELVKDVGLPTSISEYSITEEDIEGLTINGTKQTRLLARSPMPFDENSIRKVYQHSLRGWE; encoded by the coding sequence TTGCATGCGTTTATTACTCCTCAAAACATTTATCACGGAGAAAACGCCATTGAACAACTACGGAAGATTTTACAAGATTTGCACGTTCAACAAGCCTTTGTATTAACCGATCCGATGTTGAAAAAATTAAAAGTGACTGAACCTCTTGAAACCATTTTGGAAGAAGAAGGAGTTCACTATCATTTATCTACCAATGTCGTTCCTGAACCGCCGCTTGCTACTGGAAATGAAGTGCTTCAGGAAATTCGGGAGACCGGGCCGGACCTTGTGATTGGAATCGGCGGCGGAAGCGCGATGGATCTCTCTAAAGCTGCGGCAGTGCTTGCAGAGCATGAAGGGACTGTGGAAGAATATCTAAATCTAACCGGGACGAAGGAAGTTCATTCTCCCGGTATCCCAACTGTACTAATCCCGACTACGGCTGGAACAGGTTCTGAAGTGACCGATATTGCTGTTTTTTCTTTAGAGGATACGAAAGATGTCGTGACGAACAAGTACTTACTAGCCAATTATGCTATTGTAGACCCGCAATTTACTTATTCACTTCCGGCAAAGGTGACGGCAGCAAGCGGGGTAGACGCTTTCACTCATGCGCTTGAAGCATTTACTTCCGTGAATGCGACACCAATGACAGATTCACTTGCATTAGACGCGTTGACACGGATTGTAGGGAATCTCCGCAGTGCGGTATGGAATCCAAAAGCGTATGAGGCACGTAAGGAAATGTCTCTTGGAAGTTTGATTGCAGGAATGAGCTTTTACAATGCAGGCGTGGCAGGAGTCCATGGACTTGCCTATCCACTCGGAGGTTTATTTAAAATTCCTCATGGTGAGGCGAACGCCGTGCTTTTACCTTATGTGTATCATCGGATCTGTCCTTCTTCCTTAGATAAAATGTATAAGCTGGGAGAGGTTTTTTCGATTTCCTATGAGGGGAAAGATAAAAGACAGGTCGCTTTGGAAGTCGTCCAGGCGCTGCATGAGTTGGTAAAAGACGTAGGACTTCCAACGTCGATTTCTGAATACAGCATCACAGAGGAAGACATTGAAGGCTTAACAATTAATGGCACGAAGCAGACAAGACTGCTTGCCCGCAGTCCGATGCCGTTTGATGAAAACAGCATTCGAAAAGTCTATCAACATTCGCTTCGGGGCTGGGAGTAA
- a CDS encoding TetR/AcrR family transcriptional regulator, giving the protein MDKRVDPRVIRTRQLLKEAFIELLKEMDIEKITVNRLAERATINRVTFYLHYRDIPDMQEKLADEMVQEIACVYESAKQEANKTTGWKVIEKTLEYIAGNADFYKVVLTSKNIPIFRDHLLAYLTERIVSRMESKDSYAQKVGIEQDFLIWYDSSALIGTIIAWLKNDMPYTPEYMAKQFYLIRNRGSSVEYGKD; this is encoded by the coding sequence ATGGATAAAAGAGTAGACCCTCGTGTGATCCGGACACGCCAGCTGCTGAAAGAGGCTTTTATCGAACTCTTGAAAGAAATGGACATTGAAAAAATCACTGTCAATCGTCTCGCAGAACGTGCCACAATTAATCGGGTGACGTTTTATTTACATTATCGGGATATTCCGGACATGCAGGAAAAGCTGGCAGATGAGATGGTTCAGGAGATTGCATGTGTATATGAATCCGCAAAACAGGAAGCTAACAAAACGACAGGATGGAAAGTGATCGAGAAAACTCTTGAGTATATAGCTGGAAATGCTGATTTTTATAAGGTTGTCCTTACTTCAAAGAACATCCCCATCTTTAGAGACCATTTATTAGCCTATTTAACAGAGAGGATTGTTTCGAGGATGGAAAGCAAGGATTCATACGCTCAAAAAGTCGGTATTGAACAAGATTTTTTAATTTGGTACGATTCCTCAGCCCTTATCGGGACGATCATTGCGTGGCTGAAAAATGACATGCCCTATACACCGGAATACATGGCTAAGCAATTTTATTTAATAAGGAACCGGGGAAGCAGTGTTGAGTATGGGAAAGACTAG